A genomic stretch from Bradyrhizobium quebecense includes:
- a CDS encoding uracil-DNA glycosylase: protein MTISTSNLVAAPTRPDSNCQLCVRLADFRAQARTLHPDWFNSPVESFGDPNARLLIVGLAPGMQGANRTGRPFTGDYAGDLLYATLLEYGFASGVYQARPDDGLKLVDCRISNAVRCVPPQNKPLPAEINTCRQFLRATIATMPKLRAIVLLGRIAHESTLRALDVRLAAAPFVHGAVHSAGTFKLYDSYHCSRYNTNTGVLTTDMFRKIFATVRKELG, encoded by the coding sequence ATGACGATTTCGACGAGTAATCTCGTCGCCGCACCCACGCGCCCCGACAGCAACTGTCAGCTCTGTGTCAGGCTGGCCGACTTTCGTGCACAGGCCCGGACACTCCACCCGGACTGGTTCAACTCGCCGGTGGAATCGTTCGGCGATCCGAATGCGCGGCTGTTGATCGTCGGGCTCGCGCCGGGCATGCAGGGCGCCAACCGCACCGGCCGTCCCTTCACCGGCGACTACGCCGGCGATCTGCTCTACGCGACCTTGCTCGAATATGGCTTCGCCAGCGGCGTCTATCAGGCGCGGCCGGACGACGGCTTGAAGCTGGTGGACTGCCGGATCAGCAACGCGGTGCGCTGCGTGCCGCCGCAAAACAAGCCGCTGCCGGCCGAGATTAACACCTGCCGGCAATTCCTCCGCGCAACGATAGCTACGATGCCGAAGCTGCGCGCGATCGTGCTGCTCGGGCGAATCGCACACGAATCAACGTTGAGGGCGCTGGATGTTCGTCTGGCTGCCGCGCCCTTTGTGCACGGCGCCGTGCATAGCGCGGGCACTTTCAAGCTCTACGACAGCTACCACTGCTCGCGCTACAATACGAACACTGGCGTGCTGACGACCGACATGTTCCGCAAGATCTTCGCGACCGTGCGCAAGGAGCTCGGCTAG
- the rpoZ gene encoding DNA-directed RNA polymerase subunit omega, with translation MARVTVEDCIDKVDNRFDLVLLAAHRARMISSGSQLTVDRDNDKNPVVSLREIADSTISPEDLKEELVHSLQKFVEVDEPEPDTVPLIGSAGASVDADDTEVAVERMTEEELLKGLEGLAPPEEQPEEDE, from the coding sequence ATGGCTCGCGTCACCGTCGAAGATTGCATTGATAAGGTCGACAATCGTTTCGACCTCGTCCTGTTGGCTGCGCATCGTGCCCGGATGATCTCGTCGGGATCGCAACTTACGGTTGATCGCGACAACGACAAGAACCCGGTCGTTTCGCTGCGGGAGATCGCCGATTCGACGATCTCGCCGGAGGACCTGAAAGAGGAACTCGTGCACTCCCTGCAGAAGTTCGTCGAGGTCGACGAGCCCGAGCCGGACACTGTCCCGCTGATCGGTTCCGCCGGTGCCAGCGTCGACGCCGACGACACCGAGGTCGCGGTCGAGCGCATGACCGAGGAAGAGTTGCTGAAGGGCCTCGAGGGCCTGGCGCCCCCGGAAGAGCAGCCCGAGGAAGACGAGTAA